The following are encoded together in the Microscilla marina ATCC 23134 genome:
- a CDS encoding exonuclease domain-containing protein, whose product MYTIIDVETTGLRPTDDKITEIAIYKHDGESVVDSFHSLVNPECYISDRITQITGITNDMVANAPKFYEIAKDILAITEGTVFVAHNAHFDYGFVREEFKALGYKFTRKTLCTVRVSRKVFPGLPSYSLAKLCKHFKIQLTNHHRASADALATVEVFEKLLEKNSSKLTKNVVETEIKAKNLPPKINLDEYQALPEATGVYYFHNEEGDIIYIGKSINIKKRVGSHFTQNLNNRKSIDFKSQVAGISYELTGSELLALLLESDEIKRHHPKFNRAQRRTRYFWGIYTRHHRNGYLGLYAARLETEPNKTPLTMCGSGHTAREILYSKVREYQLCMKLCGLYQTKTSCFDYQIKQCKGACIGEETPEDYNERVEEAIATFNRYSLRTFLVLGKGRNKNEQSIVVIEKGSYLGFGYVDKDLTIASFEEAKQYIKPYKDNLDVQKIIYGYLKQHKWSGVMEEKQEE is encoded by the coding sequence ATGTACACGATCATTGATGTAGAAACTACCGGACTACGCCCTACTGACGACAAAATTACTGAAATTGCCATTTATAAACACGACGGCGAAAGTGTGGTAGATAGTTTCCATTCGCTGGTTAATCCTGAATGCTATATTTCTGACCGCATTACCCAAATCACGGGTATTACCAATGACATGGTAGCCAATGCCCCCAAGTTTTACGAAATAGCCAAAGACATTCTTGCCATTACCGAAGGAACCGTATTTGTAGCACACAATGCCCACTTCGACTATGGTTTTGTACGCGAAGAGTTCAAAGCCCTGGGTTATAAATTTACCCGCAAAACCTTGTGTACAGTAAGGGTAAGCCGCAAGGTGTTTCCAGGGCTACCGTCCTACAGCCTTGCCAAGCTTTGCAAACATTTTAAAATACAATTGACCAACCACCACCGTGCCTCAGCCGATGCTTTGGCCACGGTAGAAGTTTTTGAGAAATTGCTGGAAAAAAACAGCAGCAAACTCACCAAGAATGTGGTGGAGACAGAAATTAAGGCAAAAAATCTTCCACCTAAAATAAACCTCGACGAATACCAGGCACTACCCGAAGCTACCGGGGTGTATTATTTTCATAATGAAGAGGGTGATATTATTTATATAGGCAAAAGCATCAACATCAAAAAACGGGTAGGCAGTCATTTTACCCAAAACCTCAACAACCGTAAATCAATTGATTTTAAAAGTCAGGTAGCGGGCATTAGCTATGAACTCACAGGCAGCGAACTACTGGCTTTGTTGCTGGAATCGGACGAGATAAAACGCCACCACCCCAAATTTAACCGTGCCCAACGCCGTACCCGCTATTTTTGGGGCATTTACACCCGCCATCACCGCAACGGCTATTTGGGCTTGTATGCGGCAAGGCTGGAAACCGAACCTAACAAAACTCCGCTCACCATGTGTGGTTCGGGGCATACCGCACGGGAGATTTTGTACAGCAAAGTACGCGAATACCAGCTCTGTATGAAGCTTTGTGGCTTGTATCAAACCAAAACATCTTGCTTTGACTACCAGATTAAACAATGCAAAGGGGCTTGTATAGGCGAAGAAACTCCTGAAGACTATAATGAAAGAGTAGAAGAAGCCATTGCTACTTTTAACCGTTACTCTTTGCGTACATTTCTGGTATTGGGCAAAGGACGCAACAAAAACGAGCAATCGATAGTGGTGATAGAAAAGGGCTCATACCTTGGCTTTGGTTATGTCGACAAAGACCTGACCATTGCGAGTTTTGAAGAAGCCAAACAATACATCAAACCTTACAAAGACAACCTGGATGTGCAAAAAATTATTTATGGGTATTTGAAGCAACACAAATGGAGTGGGGTGATGGAAGAAAAGCAAGAAGAGTAA
- a CDS encoding HAD family hydrolase — protein MNIKAIIFDLDGTLVNSVRDYADTANDVLNSYDFPTHTLQDYQRFLGNGLVDFVQSILPACYEPGSRVFEKCLEQFRRTYTANCCNYTTLYTGIVDLLDELSSANVPLSLLTNKPHEMTLKVAQAYLDRWKFFHLMGYQGLFPQKPAPNAALHIAQSIGIAPDSIALVGDTPADMHTARNAGMYGVGVAWGFRSVEELQEAGASKIVTEPKQIIDLVTNACVVG, from the coding sequence ATGAATATCAAAGCCATTATTTTCGACCTGGATGGCACGCTCGTAAACTCTGTACGAGACTATGCCGACACTGCTAACGATGTTTTAAACAGCTATGACTTTCCTACCCACACTTTACAAGACTATCAGCGTTTTTTAGGCAACGGTCTGGTAGACTTTGTGCAAAGCATATTGCCTGCTTGCTATGAGCCAGGTAGCCGGGTATTTGAGAAATGCCTTGAACAATTCAGGCGTACATATACAGCTAACTGTTGTAATTATACGACCTTGTATACAGGCATTGTAGACCTGCTTGACGAGTTGAGCTCTGCCAATGTACCTTTAAGCCTGTTGACCAATAAACCACATGAAATGACGCTTAAAGTAGCCCAGGCTTATTTAGATCGTTGGAAGTTTTTTCATCTCATGGGCTATCAGGGGTTGTTTCCACAAAAACCCGCGCCCAATGCTGCTTTGCATATAGCCCAAAGTATAGGAATAGCCCCAGACAGTATTGCCTTGGTGGGAGACACCCCCGCAGACATGCATACGGCACGCAATGCAGGTATGTACGGAGTAGGAGTAGCGTGGGGGTTCCGCTCGGTAGAAGAGTTGCAAGAGGCGGGAGCAAGTAAAATTGTGACTGAACCAAAGCAAATCATCGATTTGGTAACCAACGCCTGTGTGGTAGGTTAA
- a CDS encoding leucine-rich repeat domain-containing protein, giving the protein MQYKNWLVFILITLLLCWQPVKAQDTLLSLQELEQKELYKVIDDAVHDAANAYLLSLKNKGLKKVPKEIGKLKKLQMLDLGLNQIDTLPPCIGSLKFLQILDLWGDKIAYLPDTIGNLVHLKFLYMDYNKLVKLPKSIKKLTQLQVIDLEGNKLTRIPSEIGALKSLRVLDLEKNGISTIPSQLGNLSQLEVLDLDSNQIKQIPYAIGGLRSLKYLYLRNNLIDSLPDELKNMVKLEHLYVSNNRLDSSFAKSRFLGKLQSLKTLDLSKNKLVRLPQDIVQLKNLKTLILHNNQLQALPDSLGEIENLEELDLRNNQLTVLPKSVLQLAKLKKLILRNNQLTVLPEEIAQMKNLKELDLRGNFTTPTESQSATGYDAEKEKAKIRKWLPNTKVRF; this is encoded by the coding sequence ATGCAATATAAAAACTGGTTAGTATTTATTTTAATTACCCTACTTCTGTGCTGGCAACCAGTAAAAGCGCAGGATACCTTGCTAAGTTTGCAGGAACTTGAGCAAAAGGAGTTGTACAAAGTAATAGACGATGCAGTACACGATGCTGCCAACGCGTATTTGCTTAGCCTGAAAAACAAAGGGTTGAAAAAAGTTCCCAAAGAAATTGGGAAACTCAAAAAGCTCCAGATGCTCGATTTGGGCTTGAACCAAATAGATACCTTGCCTCCTTGTATTGGTAGTTTGAAGTTTTTGCAAATATTGGACTTATGGGGCGATAAAATAGCCTATTTGCCCGACACTATAGGCAATTTGGTGCATTTGAAGTTTCTCTATATGGACTATAATAAGTTGGTAAAACTACCCAAAAGCATCAAAAAGCTGACTCAACTACAGGTAATAGACCTAGAAGGCAATAAACTTACCCGCATACCATCCGAAATAGGGGCGTTGAAATCGTTGCGGGTGCTCGACTTAGAAAAAAACGGCATTTCAACCATTCCGAGTCAGTTGGGCAACCTGAGCCAGTTAGAAGTGCTTGACCTCGACAGCAACCAAATAAAACAAATACCTTACGCCATAGGTGGTTTGCGTAGCCTCAAGTACTTGTACCTAAGAAATAATCTGATAGATTCACTGCCCGACGAATTGAAAAATATGGTAAAACTGGAGCATTTGTATGTGAGCAATAACCGCCTGGACAGCAGCTTTGCCAAAAGTCGTTTTTTGGGAAAACTACAAAGCCTAAAGACCCTTGATTTGAGCAAAAATAAATTGGTTCGTTTGCCTCAAGACATTGTACAGCTCAAGAACCTAAAAACGCTCATCCTTCACAATAATCAATTACAGGCGCTGCCCGATAGCCTGGGCGAAATAGAAAACCTTGAAGAGCTTGACTTGCGCAACAATCAATTGACAGTGTTGCCTAAATCGGTATTACAGCTTGCCAAGTTAAAAAAACTGATACTGCGTAACAATCAATTGACAGTGTTGCCCGAAGAAATTGCACAAATGAAAAACCTAAAGGAACTCGATTTGCGGGGCAACTTTACCACTCCCACCGAGTCGCAGTCTGCTACTGGGTACGACGCCGAAAAAGAAAAGGCCAAGATCAGAAAATGGTTGCCCAATACCAAGGTCAGGTTTTAA
- the rlmD gene encoding 23S rRNA (uracil(1939)-C(5))-methyltransferase RlmD has product MRRKKQVIIPNLTIEGVAAEGKCITRYEDKVIFVDGKLVAPQDVVDLKVTRKRKNYIEAIPVQFHEYSPLRIEPFCSHFGTCGGCKWQHLPYEQQLQFKQQQIVDNLERIGKLDLPEVKPILGSAHTQYYRNKLEFTFSNRRWMTKEEIATEEKIQDPNALGFHIPKRFDKILDIDHCYLQPDPSNKIRLTLKKYAVDNELTFFDQKNNEGFLRNVVIRNANSGDLMVIMIFFYDDQNLIVPLLEHLHSEVPEITSLQYIINPKQNDAYQDLPVKLFAGEPHITETMPSLDEGKPTLKFRVGAKSFYQTNASQAYELYKVAGEMADLKGDEVVYDLYTGTGTIANFIAHKAKKVIGLEYVPMAIENAKVNSEINSIDNTSFFAGDIQHLLDEEFVELHGHPNVIITDPPRSGMHADVVEMLKKASPDKIVYVSCNPATQARDLAMLADEYDITAVQPVDMFPHTHHVENVVLLERKVLVTR; this is encoded by the coding sequence ATGAGAAGAAAAAAACAAGTTATTATACCAAACCTTACTATAGAAGGGGTGGCGGCCGAAGGAAAGTGTATAACACGATACGAAGATAAGGTCATATTTGTAGACGGCAAATTAGTAGCTCCACAAGATGTGGTTGATTTAAAAGTTACCAGAAAGCGAAAAAACTACATTGAGGCAATACCTGTCCAGTTTCATGAATATTCTCCTTTGCGGATAGAACCCTTCTGTAGCCATTTTGGTACGTGTGGAGGTTGCAAGTGGCAACACTTGCCGTATGAGCAACAACTGCAGTTTAAGCAACAACAAATCGTTGACAACCTGGAAAGAATAGGCAAGTTGGATTTACCAGAAGTAAAGCCAATTTTGGGCTCAGCCCATACCCAGTATTACCGCAACAAACTGGAGTTTACCTTTTCTAACCGTCGTTGGATGACTAAGGAAGAAATTGCTACTGAAGAAAAAATTCAAGATCCCAATGCCTTGGGTTTTCATATTCCCAAACGCTTTGATAAAATTTTGGACATAGACCATTGCTATCTTCAGCCTGACCCTTCTAATAAAATACGGTTGACTCTGAAAAAATATGCAGTTGACAATGAACTTACGTTTTTTGATCAAAAAAATAACGAAGGTTTTTTGCGCAATGTGGTCATCCGCAATGCCAACTCCGGCGATTTGATGGTCATCATGATCTTTTTCTATGATGATCAAAACCTGATTGTTCCCCTATTGGAGCATTTACATTCTGAAGTACCAGAAATTACCTCGCTGCAGTACATCATTAACCCTAAGCAAAACGATGCTTATCAGGACTTGCCAGTAAAACTGTTTGCCGGAGAGCCCCACATTACCGAAACAATGCCTTCGCTTGATGAGGGAAAGCCCACGCTTAAGTTTAGGGTAGGTGCCAAGTCGTTTTATCAAACCAATGCTTCGCAAGCGTATGAATTGTATAAAGTAGCGGGCGAAATGGCTGACCTTAAAGGCGATGAGGTAGTGTATGACCTGTATACTGGCACGGGTACCATTGCTAATTTTATTGCGCATAAAGCAAAAAAAGTAATAGGGCTTGAGTATGTGCCTATGGCTATAGAAAACGCCAAGGTAAACTCAGAGATCAACAGCATAGATAATACATCATTTTTTGCGGGCGATATTCAGCATTTGCTCGACGAAGAGTTTGTGGAACTACATGGGCATCCCAACGTAATTATTACTGACCCGCCGCGTTCGGGTATGCATGCCGATGTGGTAGAGATGCTTAAAAAAGCAAGCCCCGACAAGATTGTGTATGTGAGCTGTAACCCAGCTACTCAGGCGCGCGATTTGGCTATGCTTGCCGATGAATACGATATTACAGCAGTACAGCCAGTAGACATGTTTCCGCATACCCACCATGTAGAAAACGTAGTGCTGCTTGAGCGTAAGGTGTTGGTAACACGCTAA